The following are from one region of the Osmerus mordax isolate fOsmMor3 chromosome 1, fOsmMor3.pri, whole genome shotgun sequence genome:
- the LOC136945706 gene encoding LOW QUALITY PROTEIN: voltage-dependent L-type calcium channel subunit alpha-1C-like (The sequence of the model RefSeq protein was modified relative to this genomic sequence to represent the inferred CDS: inserted 1 base in 1 codon): MQKLRRYNTEDSARISITFFRLFRVMRLVKLLSRGXGIRTLLWTFIKSFQALPYVALLIAMLFFIYAVIGMQVFGKVAMVDGSQINRNNNFQTFPQAVLLLFRCATGEAWQDIMLACVGGKLCDPESDYHPGEEMTCGSGFAIIYFISFYMLCAFLIINLFVAVIMDNFDYLTRDWSILGPHHLDEFKRIWSEYDPEAK, encoded by the exons ATGCAGAAACTGAGGCGATAT AACACAGAGGACAGCGCTCGCATCTCCATCACCTTCTTCCGTCTCTTCCGAGTCATGCGATTGGTCAAGCTGCTGAGCAGAG AGGGTATCCGCACCCTCCTGTGGACCTTCATCAAGTCCTTCCAG gcTCTGCCATACGTAGCCTTGTTAATAGCCATGCTGTTCTTCATCTACGCTGTGATCGGCATGCAG GTGTTTGGGAAGGTTGCCATGGTGGACGGCAGCCAAATCAACAGGAACAACAACTTCCAGACCTTTCCTCAGGCTGTGCTGCTGCTATTcag GTGTGCGACGGGCGAGGCGTGGCAGGACATCATGCTGGCGTGCGTGGGGGGGAAGCTGTGCGACCCCGAGTCAGACTACCacccaggagaggagatgacCTGCGGGAGCGGCTTCGCCATCATCTACTTCATCAGCTTCTACATGCTCTGCGCCTTCctg ATTATCAACTtgtttgtggctgtcatcatgGACAACTTTGACTATCTGACTCGTGATTGGTCCATCCTTGGCCCACATCATTTGGATGAGTTTAAGAGGATCTGGTCAGAGTATGACCCGGAGGCTAAGTAA